Proteins encoded together in one Variovorax paradoxus window:
- a CDS encoding AraC family transcriptional regulator yields MPVSPVADGKSESVPATWARLRNMVAARASSDGRTDALYPGLRYYRFSHPIRYEKTQRLTPGVVVVLQGRKTAHLGNSGRRSLDYGATQCLVLGAEVACLGTVVGASAEEPYLAIHLDLPPDVLVKSFVALAESGTLAAEPARVTENFTAPVGQEVVEAFARLLLAADDPVDRRTLAPLAVEEIVLRLLRSEAAAAIRSASAVTKAGARIQAAIAFMRRHLGRPLSVAEIASHVHMSPSHFAHSFREVAGVTPMRCIRDLRLEEARMLMLGTGLGPGDAAAKVGFESAAHFNRAFRRRFEATPAEYVRRVQSG; encoded by the coding sequence ATGCCCGTTTCACCCGTTGCCGATGGCAAATCTGAAAGCGTTCCCGCCACTTGGGCACGCCTGCGGAACATGGTCGCGGCGCGAGCCTCTTCAGACGGCCGCACCGACGCCCTCTACCCCGGCCTGCGCTACTACCGCTTCTCCCACCCCATTCGCTACGAGAAAACCCAACGCCTCACGCCCGGCGTCGTGGTCGTCTTGCAAGGCCGCAAGACCGCGCACCTCGGTAATAGTGGCCGCCGCTCGCTCGACTACGGCGCCACCCAATGCCTGGTGCTCGGCGCAGAGGTCGCGTGCCTGGGCACCGTCGTGGGGGCGAGCGCCGAAGAGCCGTACCTCGCCATTCATCTCGACCTGCCGCCCGATGTGCTGGTCAAGTCTTTCGTCGCGCTGGCAGAAAGCGGCACGCTCGCGGCCGAGCCGGCGCGGGTGACCGAGAACTTCACGGCGCCGGTGGGGCAGGAGGTGGTCGAGGCCTTCGCTCGCCTGCTGCTGGCGGCGGACGACCCGGTGGACCGCCGCACGCTGGCGCCGCTGGCGGTCGAAGAAATCGTGCTGCGGCTGCTGCGCTCCGAAGCAGCGGCGGCCATTCGCAGCGCGAGCGCCGTTACCAAGGCGGGCGCACGCATACAGGCGGCCATCGCCTTCATGCGCCGCCACTTGGGCCGGCCGCTGTCCGTGGCCGAAATTGCCAGCCACGTGCACATGAGCCCTTCGCACTTTGCGCACAGTTTCAGGGAGGTGGCCGGGGTCACGCCGATGCGCTGCATTCGCGACTTGCGGCTCGAAGAGGCGCGCATGCTGATGCTGGGCACCGGGCTGGGCCCCGGCGATGCGGCCGCGAAGGTGGGCTTCGAGAGCGCGGCGCATTTCAACCGCGCGTTCCGCAGGCGGTTCGAGGCAACGCCTGCGGAGTACGTGCGGCGCGTGCAGTCGGGTTAA
- a CDS encoding DUF4019 domain-containing protein, with product MRKILCTLVPAIASAAAFAQQLPIELPTQQVSPSFPDTGSRPTDAQARKLVEQTYAYFAAKDEGRFADAYSTFSISQKRAVSFDGWKALLEDFYRKAGSGQGRKLQKITWYKNPPNTQPGVYAAVDFTGQFANLSLYCGFVAWRQQMDGSFELVREEANSIEKSVAEKMTPDMIQRARSQFRC from the coding sequence ATGCGAAAAATTCTCTGCACCCTGGTTCCCGCAATCGCCTCGGCGGCCGCGTTCGCGCAGCAGTTGCCTATCGAACTCCCAACGCAACAGGTTTCTCCATCGTTCCCAGATACCGGGTCCCGACCTACGGATGCACAAGCCCGGAAATTGGTTGAGCAAACCTACGCCTACTTTGCAGCGAAAGATGAAGGGCGCTTTGCGGATGCGTACTCAACCTTCTCCATAAGCCAGAAGCGGGCGGTGTCATTCGATGGGTGGAAAGCCCTGCTTGAGGACTTCTACCGCAAGGCGGGAAGCGGGCAAGGAAGGAAACTTCAGAAAATTACCTGGTACAAAAATCCGCCCAACACCCAACCCGGCGTCTATGCGGCGGTCGATTTCACCGGCCAGTTTGCCAATCTGAGCCTCTATTGTGGCTTTGTCGCATGGCGCCAGCAGATGGACGGGTCGTTCGAACTGGTTCGCGAAGAAGCGAATTCAATCGAGAAGTCTGTCGCGGAGAAAATGACTCCCGATATGATTCAACGCGCTCGAAGTCAATTCCGATGCTAG
- a CDS encoding ankyrin repeat domain-containing protein, with protein MNLLRAFSAVIASALLVYTSAASAQRATEASASEREMLEAIETLNYSRAEKLLQRGFVPNTPFSGSGTSATHVAARIGDARMLALFVEHGAIVDLPTQDTRRDSPLLIAAGAGNLGTAHYLLAHGANPNYQNGVKNNDYAVAHYATASQNGLKMLKLLSRYKTNFNVISLTKTSVLDTAIFSGHADAADFLLTNGVDGEAKDLAGLRPVCHAVLQEDLGVIRVMVKHRVSLNHLDCADGVSGGLSPLHVASGAGSIEIVRVLTKAGASLELRSTRGMLAEDLAKAQGHTETASYLRGLMMERRKRGARG; from the coding sequence ATGAATCTGTTACGAGCTTTCTCCGCCGTCATTGCTTCCGCATTGCTGGTGTACACCAGCGCGGCATCTGCACAACGAGCGACCGAAGCATCGGCGAGCGAACGCGAGATGTTGGAGGCCATCGAGACTCTCAATTACTCGAGGGCAGAAAAGCTCCTTCAGCGTGGCTTCGTTCCAAACACGCCATTCTCGGGATCAGGTACTTCGGCAACGCATGTCGCCGCACGCATCGGTGATGCAAGGATGCTTGCGCTTTTCGTTGAACATGGCGCGATAGTTGATCTGCCGACACAAGACACCAGGAGGGATTCGCCACTCTTGATTGCCGCAGGTGCGGGAAATCTGGGGACAGCTCACTATCTACTGGCTCATGGTGCAAATCCGAACTACCAAAATGGCGTCAAGAACAACGACTATGCCGTCGCTCACTACGCGACCGCGAGTCAGAACGGATTGAAGATGCTGAAGTTGTTGAGTCGCTACAAGACCAACTTCAACGTGATTTCCCTGACCAAAACGTCCGTCCTGGACACTGCCATTTTCTCAGGCCATGCTGACGCTGCAGATTTTCTATTGACCAATGGCGTCGACGGAGAAGCGAAAGACCTTGCCGGATTGCGCCCTGTATGCCATGCAGTTCTTCAAGAAGACCTAGGCGTGATTCGCGTCATGGTCAAACATCGCGTCTCACTGAATCATCTTGATTGCGCCGATGGCGTGTCTGGTGGGCTCTCACCGCTGCACGTCGCGTCCGGGGCCGGATCGATAGAAATCGTACGCGTGCTAACGAAGGCTGGCGCGAGCTTGGAATTGCGTTCGACCCGAGGAATGCTCGCGGAAGATCTCGCCAAGGCTCAGGGGCACACCGAGACTGCATCCTACCTAAGAGGGCTGATGATGGAGCGCCGAAAGCGGGGCGCGCGTGGCTAA
- a CDS encoding methyl-accepting chemotaxis protein — translation MRDLKIGTRLGMGFTLLLLLLLLLAIGAIGLQQMARLADEIRVVNEVAGGKLYALNRVRFAIGTRAIAARNLALVSDAQLQKKDLDLVKSSQSEIDEGMKTLGAILKDPHSAAVEEEQRLLAQLQALEGQYLVIAGKVVSLATGGKTEDAVRALTQECMPLLTQVIAHVGTFEKALKEGADRTAAEAAQAYRTARWLMLLLSGLSLALGIAAALWLTRSITRPLNEAVRVAQSVAAGNLATQVMPAGRDEAGLLMRAMHDMNTSLVRLVSEVHRGVANIGEASAQISAGNRDLSSRTEHQASSLEETAASMEELTSTVKQNAENARQANQLAVSASSVAAEGGTIVGQVIDTMAAINGSSKKIVDIIGVIDGIAFQTNILALNAAVEAARAGEQGRGFAVVASEVRSLAQRSAAAAKEIKDLIGDSVGRVEAGSELVGQAGRTMREIVASVQRVTEIISEITVASREQTDGIEQVNQAIAQIDQGTQQNAALVQQAGAAAGSLQAQAGSLSQAVSVFRL, via the coding sequence ATGAGAGACCTTAAGATCGGCACCCGTCTAGGGATGGGCTTCACGCTGCTGCTGCTGCTGCTGCTCCTGCTTGCCATCGGCGCGATCGGCCTGCAACAGATGGCCAGGCTCGCCGATGAGATTCGGGTCGTCAACGAAGTGGCCGGCGGAAAGCTCTATGCGCTGAACCGGGTTCGCTTCGCGATCGGCACACGGGCAATCGCGGCGCGCAATTTGGCGCTGGTGAGCGATGCGCAGCTGCAGAAGAAGGACTTGGACCTCGTGAAGTCCTCCCAGTCCGAGATCGACGAGGGCATGAAGACCTTGGGCGCGATCTTGAAAGACCCCCACTCGGCCGCGGTGGAAGAAGAGCAGCGCCTGCTCGCGCAGTTGCAGGCGCTCGAGGGGCAGTACCTGGTGATCGCGGGCAAGGTCGTGTCGCTCGCGACCGGCGGCAAAACCGAGGACGCCGTGCGCGCGCTGACGCAGGAATGCATGCCGCTCCTGACGCAGGTGATCGCTCATGTCGGCACGTTCGAGAAGGCGCTCAAGGAAGGCGCGGATCGCACCGCGGCCGAGGCCGCGCAGGCCTACCGAACTGCCCGCTGGCTGATGCTGCTGCTCAGTGGTCTCTCTCTGGCGTTGGGCATCGCCGCTGCGCTGTGGCTCACGCGTTCGATCACGCGGCCGCTCAACGAGGCAGTGCGCGTGGCGCAGTCGGTCGCCGCCGGCAACCTTGCCACCCAGGTGATGCCGGCCGGCCGTGACGAAGCCGGCCTGTTGATGAGGGCGATGCATGACATGAACACCAGCCTCGTCCGGTTGGTCAGCGAGGTGCACCGCGGCGTGGCGAACATCGGCGAAGCCTCGGCCCAGATCTCGGCCGGCAACCGTGACCTTTCGTCGCGCACCGAGCACCAGGCGAGTTCGCTCGAGGAGACGGCGGCTTCGATGGAAGAGCTGACCTCCACCGTCAAGCAGAACGCCGAGAACGCGCGGCAGGCCAACCAGCTCGCGGTCTCCGCATCGTCGGTGGCTGCCGAGGGCGGAACGATCGTTGGCCAGGTGATCGACACCATGGCGGCCATCAATGGCTCGTCGAAGAAGATCGTCGACATCATCGGTGTGATCGACGGCATCGCCTTCCAGACCAACATCCTTGCGCTGAACGCGGCGGTCGAGGCGGCACGGGCCGGCGAGCAGGGCCGCGGCTTTGCCGTGGTGGCCTCGGAGGTGCGCAGCCTGGCGCAGCGTTCGGCCGCGGCGGCCAAGGAGATCAAGGATTTGATTGGCGATTCGGTGGGCCGCGTCGAAGCGGGCAGTGAACTGGTGGGTCAGGCCGGCCGCACCATGCGGGAGATCGTCGCCAGCGTGCAGCGCGTCACCGAGATCATCAGCGAGATCACTGTCGCGAGCCGGGAGCAGACCGACGGCATCGAGCAGGTGAACCAGGCCATCGCGCAGATCGACCAAGGCACGCAGCAGAATGCCGCACTGGTGCAGCAGGCGGGCGCTGCCGCGGGATCGCTGCAGGCGCAGGCCGGCAGCCTCTCACAGGCGGTCAGCGTGTTCAGGCTCTGA
- a CDS encoding GFA family protein: MSFVLDGGCLCGAVKFRVKQAPLRTLVCHCTFCQRMTGSSFYANSVFPVEGVEFNDGEIRKYEHTSDVSGKKVYVEFCPTCGTTVGLTFERWPNLRALSRGCYDDPNAVEVAANIWTRSAQSGVALPAEIDCFAKARLTPEGQPEHPAKYPVPVMAR; this comes from the coding sequence ATGTCGTTTGTTCTTGACGGTGGCTGCCTCTGCGGAGCGGTCAAGTTCCGCGTCAAACAGGCGCCACTTAGAACCCTTGTTTGTCACTGCACTTTCTGTCAGCGGATGACGGGCTCCTCGTTCTACGCCAACTCCGTATTCCCCGTCGAGGGAGTCGAGTTCAACGATGGCGAGATACGCAAGTACGAGCACACATCGGATGTAAGCGGGAAGAAAGTCTATGTCGAGTTCTGCCCAACTTGCGGAACGACCGTCGGCCTTACCTTTGAGCGCTGGCCCAATCTGCGCGCACTCTCTCGGGGTTGCTACGACGACCCCAATGCGGTGGAGGTAGCGGCGAACATTTGGACCCGCTCGGCGCAATCGGGCGTCGCCCTGCCTGCTGAGATTGACTGCTTTGCGAAGGCAAGGCTGACCCCCGAAGGGCAGCCGGAGCATCCTGCCAAGTATCCAGTACCAGTCATGGCCCGGTAG
- a CDS encoding putative quinol monooxygenase → MDPINVIITFEAKPEGASAFAELMNQVKQSLPSADGCRGVQLFGRSDNACVFTLVESWESQSHHQAHIDRAVASGAWSALEAQLACAPVSWYCAEL, encoded by the coding sequence ATGGACCCGATCAACGTCATCATTACTTTCGAAGCCAAGCCCGAGGGCGCCTCCGCATTCGCCGAGCTCATGAACCAGGTCAAGCAGTCGCTGCCGTCGGCAGATGGCTGCCGGGGCGTGCAGCTGTTCGGCCGCAGCGACAACGCGTGCGTGTTCACGCTGGTCGAATCATGGGAATCGCAAAGCCACCATCAAGCGCATATCGACCGCGCAGTGGCGTCGGGCGCCTGGAGTGCGCTGGAGGCGCAGCTGGCTTGTGCGCCTGTGAGCTGGTATTGCGCGGAGCTTTGA
- a CDS encoding antibiotic biosynthesis monooxygenase family protein: protein MIVTVFRSRLNAEIQDEYQQTAARMSELAKGIAGYISHKGFTAADGERVTIVEFDSEEGLRAWATHPEHMEAKKTGRQVFFSEYRVQVCNVIRDTANRKPATHRVNA from the coding sequence ATGATCGTGACCGTTTTCAGATCCAGACTGAACGCCGAAATTCAAGACGAATACCAACAAACTGCAGCTCGGATGAGCGAACTTGCCAAAGGCATTGCCGGCTACATCTCGCACAAGGGCTTCACCGCCGCAGATGGCGAACGTGTGACGATCGTCGAGTTTGATTCCGAGGAAGGCCTGCGGGCTTGGGCGACCCATCCCGAACACATGGAGGCCAAGAAGACGGGGCGGCAGGTGTTCTTCTCGGAGTACCGCGTGCAGGTTTGCAACGTCATTCGGGACACCGCCAATAGAAAGCCCGCCACGCACCGTGTCAATGCTTGA
- a CDS encoding MerR family DNA-binding protein, giving the protein MKPWKVIEQVRELVGLSDDANRPCSELRDIAAVHLSQLRAKLTELQALEKSMAAFVRSCDTACAGGAVLDCPILDELAAPAIDAGKVHASAACCAPGVKLAGS; this is encoded by the coding sequence ATGAAACCCTGGAAAGTCATCGAACAGGTGCGCGAGCTGGTTGGCCTTTCCGACGACGCCAATCGGCCGTGCTCAGAACTTCGTGACATCGCGGCCGTTCACCTGTCGCAACTGCGCGCAAAGCTGACCGAGCTTCAGGCACTCGAGAAGAGCATGGCAGCGTTCGTGCGCAGCTGTGACACCGCCTGCGCGGGCGGCGCCGTCCTCGACTGCCCGATCCTGGATGAGCTGGCCGCGCCCGCCATCGATGCTGGGAAGGTACACGCATCGGCAGCGTGCTGCGCGCCTGGCGTGAAGTTGGCGGGCTCCTAA
- a CDS encoding imm11 family protein — protein sequence MTKLLTLDLRRDVPAPEATPHQADLARIFDDLSIELNEGQLCGRNWGRMRVALRDDRESPAGLTDFIMTVPFWIVSQRFALLLQAHQCQCEFLPLEVTYKKTSLTGEFFALNVLAVEGTAIDLSQSKFDPRLLKHGLMRDVSKLVLKPDALTSTPLAYLPQIGQIAVQDGLSKRIERELLGVKLLEPSVFTS from the coding sequence ATGACAAAGCTGCTGACCCTCGATCTTCGGCGCGACGTCCCTGCACCAGAAGCGACTCCTCATCAAGCGGACCTCGCCAGGATATTTGACGACTTGAGCATCGAACTCAATGAAGGTCAGCTTTGCGGACGGAACTGGGGGCGGATGAGGGTCGCTCTTCGAGATGATCGGGAAAGCCCTGCGGGGCTGACCGACTTCATCATGACGGTCCCTTTTTGGATCGTCTCACAGCGGTTTGCGCTCCTCTTGCAAGCACATCAGTGCCAATGCGAATTTCTTCCTCTAGAAGTCACCTATAAGAAGACGAGCCTGACGGGCGAGTTCTTCGCGCTCAATGTTTTGGCCGTGGAGGGAACGGCAATCGATTTGTCTCAGTCGAAATTTGATCCGCGGCTGCTCAAACACGGCTTGATGAGGGATGTGAGCAAGCTCGTTCTGAAGCCCGACGCATTGACCTCTACGCCGCTGGCATATCTACCGCAAATCGGTCAGATTGCAGTGCAAGATGGGTTGTCCAAAAGAATCGAGCGAGAGCTTCTTGGCGTGAAATTGCTAGAGCCTTCAGTCTTCACCAGTTGA
- a CDS encoding MFS transporter: MPIALLALTLSAFAIGTTEFVIVGLIPTVAADLGIGLPSAGLLVSLYALGVAIGAPVLTALTSKLPRKALLLGLMALFTLGNLLAWQAPSYESLIAARVLTGLAHGVFFSIGSTIATGLVPKEKAASAIAIMFTGLTVALVTGVPLGTFIGQHFGWRETFLAVSALGVIAFIGSWVFVPSNIRHTAPASLAQQAKVLAEPRLLMVYAKTAIGYGGSFIPFTFLAPILTDVSGFSAGAVGWVMLVYGVSVAVGNIWGGRLADRMGPIPALKIIFALLAAVLLVFNFAAPHKWLALVAVLMWGAVAFGNVPGLQVYVVKQAERFTPQAVDVASGLNIAAFNLGIALAAWVGGLIVTHLGLMHTPWIGALVVLVSLALTQWSGTLDRRAGIPVRASGPVPVGH, translated from the coding sequence ATGCCAATCGCCTTGCTCGCGCTGACCCTCAGCGCCTTCGCCATCGGGACGACCGAGTTCGTCATCGTTGGCCTCATCCCCACTGTCGCTGCTGATCTCGGCATCGGCCTGCCCTCGGCGGGCCTGCTGGTCAGCCTCTACGCGCTGGGCGTCGCCATCGGCGCGCCGGTGCTCACCGCGCTCACGAGCAAGCTGCCGCGCAAGGCGCTGCTGCTCGGGTTGATGGCGCTGTTCACGCTCGGCAATCTGCTGGCGTGGCAGGCGCCGAGTTATGAATCGCTGATTGCCGCCCGCGTGCTCACGGGGCTGGCGCACGGCGTGTTCTTCTCGATTGGCTCGACCATTGCCACCGGCCTGGTGCCGAAGGAAAAGGCCGCGAGCGCCATTGCCATCATGTTCACCGGGCTCACGGTGGCGCTGGTTACGGGTGTGCCGCTGGGCACGTTCATCGGGCAGCACTTTGGCTGGCGCGAGACTTTTCTGGCGGTGTCTGCGCTGGGCGTCATCGCGTTCATCGGCAGCTGGGTTTTCGTGCCCAGCAACATCCGCCACACGGCGCCTGCCTCGTTGGCGCAGCAGGCCAAGGTTCTGGCGGAGCCGCGGCTGTTGATGGTGTATGCCAAGACGGCCATCGGCTACGGCGGCTCGTTCATTCCGTTCACGTTTCTTGCGCCCATCCTCACCGATGTGTCGGGCTTCAGCGCGGGCGCTGTGGGCTGGGTGATGCTGGTGTACGGAGTGTCGGTGGCGGTGGGCAACATCTGGGGCGGCAGGCTGGCCGACCGCATGGGGCCGATTCCGGCGCTGAAGATCATCTTTGCGTTGCTGGCCGCGGTGCTGCTGGTGTTCAACTTTGCAGCGCCGCACAAGTGGCTGGCGCTGGTGGCGGTGCTGATGTGGGGCGCAGTGGCTTTCGGCAACGTGCCGGGGCTGCAGGTGTATGTGGTGAAGCAGGCCGAGCGCTTTACGCCTCAGGCGGTCGATGTGGCCTCGGGCCTGAACATCGCGGCCTTCAACCTGGGCATTGCGCTCGCCGCATGGGTGGGCGGGCTGATCGTGACGCACCTTGGCCTGATGCACACGCCGTGGATCGGCGCGCTGGTGGTGCTGGTTTCGCTGGCGCTCACGCAGTGGAGCGGAACGCTCGACCGCCGTGCCGGCATTCCGGTGCGGGCTTCGGGCCCGGTGCCGGTGGGGCACTGA
- a CDS encoding MerR family transcriptional regulator — MRIKVGDLARSTGLTVRTLHHYDEIGLLKPSGRSDSGYRLYSEGDVARLHAIQALRHLGLALAEIGPLLDGSEAAPERVIEQQMHALDHQIRQATELRERLALMHGMLRKGGSPSMDDWVQTLSLMTTFGRYFEAGELKQILGAYVGVEQDWLQLQAEVRRYMDTGGGIDTWECQVLTRRWTMLMVRWMGGNYALMERWGAMFRQESKVRGQGGAPPTDMMEFMESAIQLRVRLMQEHCGSVEFRLPPMPDAEAQAIDAEGRALLRAGERRDGAKARALRKRWAALLHKTCGGNTALFAKLATLHLGHPLLLAGLPLGREVREFLSPVDESA, encoded by the coding sequence ATGCGCATCAAAGTCGGCGACCTCGCCCGCTCCACCGGTCTTACCGTCCGCACCCTCCACCATTACGACGAGATCGGCCTGCTCAAGCCCTCCGGCCGCTCCGACTCCGGCTACCGTCTCTACTCCGAAGGCGACGTCGCGCGCCTGCACGCGATCCAGGCGCTGCGGCACCTGGGCTTGGCGCTGGCCGAGATCGGGCCTCTCCTCGATGGGAGCGAAGCTGCCCCTGAGCGCGTCATCGAGCAGCAGATGCACGCGCTGGACCACCAGATCCGCCAGGCCACCGAGTTGCGCGAGCGGCTGGCGCTGATGCACGGCATGCTGCGCAAGGGTGGCAGCCCCAGCATGGACGACTGGGTGCAGACGCTTTCGCTGATGACCACCTTTGGCCGCTATTTCGAGGCGGGCGAGCTGAAGCAGATCCTCGGCGCGTATGTCGGCGTCGAGCAAGACTGGCTGCAGCTGCAGGCCGAGGTCCGGCGCTACATGGACACGGGCGGTGGCATCGACACGTGGGAGTGCCAGGTGCTCACCCGCCGCTGGACGATGCTGATGGTGCGCTGGATGGGCGGCAACTACGCGCTGATGGAGCGCTGGGGCGCCATGTTCCGGCAGGAGTCAAAGGTGCGCGGGCAGGGCGGCGCGCCGCCTACGGACATGATGGAGTTCATGGAGTCGGCTATCCAGCTGCGTGTGCGGTTGATGCAGGAGCACTGCGGCAGCGTGGAATTCCGCCTGCCCCCCATGCCCGACGCCGAGGCGCAGGCGATCGATGCCGAGGGCCGGGCCTTGCTACGGGCGGGCGAGCGGCGCGATGGTGCGAAGGCGCGGGCGCTGCGCAAGCGCTGGGCGGCGTTGCTGCACAAGACCTGCGGCGGCAACACCGCGCTGTTTGCCAAGCTCGCCACCCTGCATCTCGGGCACCCGCTGCTGCTGGCCGGCCTGCCGCTCGGGCGCGAAGTGCGCGAATTCCTGTCGCCCGTCGATGAAAGTGCTTGA
- a CDS encoding GNAT family N-acetyltransferase: MLVRSIAIADFDAVHRLLTCNGWAHRVGNVEEFGRLILASQRALVAVADDQVVGFARAITDGISNGYLSMVVVSESHRRRGIGQALVERLVGSEPNITWVLRAGREGAAGFFAKLGFIASATAMERLRS, translated from the coding sequence ATGTTAGTTCGCAGCATTGCTATTGCCGATTTCGATGCAGTCCATCGCTTGCTGACGTGCAACGGGTGGGCCCATCGCGTCGGTAACGTTGAAGAATTCGGCCGGCTGATCTTGGCTTCGCAGCGAGCGTTGGTTGCGGTGGCAGACGACCAGGTCGTCGGTTTCGCTCGCGCAATCACCGATGGAATTTCAAACGGGTACTTGTCCATGGTGGTGGTTTCTGAGTCGCACCGGAGGCGAGGCATCGGGCAGGCACTCGTCGAACGCCTTGTCGGGTCGGAACCGAACATTACCTGGGTGCTTCGAGCCGGACGAGAAGGCGCGGCAGGATTCTTCGCGAAGCTTGGCTTCATCGCCTCTGCGACCGCTATGGAGCGCCTGCGAAGTTAA
- a CDS encoding LysR family transcriptional regulator — protein sequence MDLSDLRVFQAVVTAGGITRAAELLHRVPSNVTTRIKNLEDDLGVALFSREGRRLQLSPQGKVLLDFSNRLLSLAEQARNAMHEQVPRGVLHLGAMESTAAIRLPSLLGQIHERYPELSIELCTGAPRPLTIRVLSGELDAALVAEPVSDPRLDSLVACTEQLVIIGPVGHPPIRSAHDIRKGTLLVFEPDCPHRQRLEAWCARDNMAPRRIIEVGSYHAILGCCVAGMGVALIPAAVLDTYTERARLSEHKLKGDFRTVRTMLIWRKDSPQFKAKILADLIREEQLGLPKSSVQIVKPKTA from the coding sequence ATGGACCTCTCCGATTTGCGCGTCTTCCAAGCCGTTGTTACGGCCGGCGGCATCACGCGAGCAGCCGAGCTGCTGCATCGCGTTCCCTCCAATGTCACGACGCGCATCAAGAATCTCGAAGACGATCTCGGCGTCGCGCTCTTCAGCCGGGAGGGCCGGCGTCTCCAGCTCTCACCGCAGGGCAAGGTGCTACTCGACTTCTCGAACCGCCTGCTGTCGTTGGCCGAGCAAGCGCGGAATGCCATGCACGAACAGGTGCCGCGCGGCGTCCTTCATCTGGGCGCCATGGAAAGCACAGCGGCCATCCGCCTACCGTCGCTTCTTGGGCAAATCCACGAGCGCTACCCGGAGTTATCGATAGAGCTTTGCACAGGCGCGCCGCGTCCGCTAACAATCCGCGTATTGTCGGGGGAACTCGACGCAGCACTGGTCGCTGAACCAGTCTCCGATCCACGGCTGGACAGCCTCGTGGCGTGTACGGAACAGCTGGTGATCATTGGTCCCGTCGGTCATCCGCCGATTCGCTCCGCCCACGACATCCGCAAAGGCACGCTGCTGGTTTTCGAGCCCGACTGTCCCCATCGGCAACGATTGGAAGCCTGGTGCGCCCGAGACAACATGGCGCCTCGACGAATCATCGAGGTCGGCTCCTACCACGCCATCCTCGGGTGTTGCGTGGCGGGCATGGGCGTTGCACTCATTCCGGCGGCCGTGTTGGACACCTACACCGAGCGCGCGAGGCTCTCGGAGCACAAGCTCAAGGGTGATTTCCGGACGGTGAGGACGATGCTCATTTGGCGCAAGGACTCGCCGCAGTTCAAAGCAAAAATACTGGCGGACCTGATCCGGGAGGAGCAGCTCGGACTGCCAAAATCATCGGTGCAGATCGTCAAACCCAAGACGGCTTGA
- a CDS encoding DUF2625 domain-containing protein translates to MEELLDHREPALAFIEAWASAADLAIELLPPSVDRDSVLQELQVTTRSTLGAIAYETGGILIDGGWLRMLGSGHPKLTRNLSTWNQGRSDGFLLVADDAVGGFFAINGGALGDDLGTIYYFAPDTLAWESLEVGHSAFTQWAFTSRLHDFYSGMRWDGWESDVAALHGDTCFNFYPFLFTEQGSTRTSSRKPVPVAEQYALNAARSEGI, encoded by the coding sequence TTGGAAGAACTTCTGGATCACCGCGAACCTGCCCTGGCGTTCATCGAGGCTTGGGCGAGCGCTGCGGACCTGGCCATTGAATTGCTTCCTCCATCCGTGGATCGTGACTCCGTGCTGCAAGAGCTCCAAGTCACCACACGCTCGACACTGGGAGCCATCGCGTACGAAACCGGAGGCATCTTGATTGATGGCGGGTGGCTCAGGATGCTGGGATCAGGGCATCCCAAGCTCACGCGCAACCTGTCTACATGGAATCAAGGTCGGTCCGACGGCTTTCTCCTTGTGGCAGATGATGCTGTGGGCGGCTTCTTTGCGATCAACGGCGGTGCACTGGGCGACGATCTGGGGACGATTTACTATTTCGCTCCCGACACGCTGGCCTGGGAGTCGCTAGAGGTTGGGCACTCCGCGTTCACCCAATGGGCGTTCACGAGTCGACTGCACGACTTTTACAGCGGCATGCGATGGGATGGATGGGAATCGGATGTAGCAGCACTGCACGGAGACACCTGCTTCAATTTCTATCCCTTTCTCTTCACCGAGCAAGGTTCCACCCGAACAAGTTCGCGTAAGCCGGTGCCCGTCGCGGAGCAATATGCCCTCAATGCGGCTAGGTCGGAGGGGATTTAA